A part of Pseudomonadota bacterium genomic DNA contains:
- a CDS encoding cation:proton antiporter, whose protein sequence is MTLSAFHPLFILGFILVAGYFAGKGANLLRLPRISGYIVSGLVFSPSISGLLSLHQIEDLFNFTSEIALGFIAYSIGGSLLISRIRGLGKEILWINFAEGTGAFICSCLAVYLSGHFLPGIISENGSTFLSVILVLGGISVATAPAATMAVLHELRARGPLTTTLLGVVALDDALSIIIFAGAITIAGQLLFSSTDVSLVLQGIMTIVGAVTVGLAAGLVFSKFLDPSKRPEANFMLTLGVIFLVSGLAHKLNFSPLLANMVTGFVIINKVRHADDLFHQLDIIEETVFCLFFTLAAAHFDMKVFATSASLGMILLVGRFAGKLGGTYIGGRIAKASPLIYRNLGMALLPQAGLSLGLIFLARPILPAEVFDVLLSAMLVSIILNEIISPPLVKWAIMNAGETNNDR, encoded by the coding sequence ATGACTCTTTCCGCGTTTCATCCCCTCTTTATTCTCGGATTTATTCTGGTTGCAGGTTATTTCGCCGGCAAGGGTGCCAATCTTCTCCGGCTGCCGAGAATCAGCGGCTATATTGTCAGCGGACTGGTTTTTTCGCCTTCAATCAGCGGTCTGCTCTCACTTCACCAGATCGAAGACCTTTTCAATTTCACCTCCGAAATCGCCCTTGGGTTCATCGCCTATTCCATTGGTGGAAGCCTGCTGATCTCAAGGATTCGGGGGTTGGGAAAAGAAATCTTGTGGATCAACTTCGCCGAGGGAACCGGCGCTTTTATCTGCAGCTGCCTCGCCGTTTATCTGTCGGGACACTTTCTCCCCGGGATCATCAGTGAAAACGGCAGCACCTTCCTCTCGGTGATCCTTGTTCTGGGGGGCATTTCGGTTGCAACCGCCCCGGCAGCAACCATGGCGGTTCTCCATGAACTCCGGGCCCGGGGCCCCCTCACCACCACCCTGCTCGGGGTTGTCGCATTGGACGACGCCCTGAGCATCATTATTTTTGCCGGCGCCATCACCATCGCCGGTCAACTGCTGTTCAGCAGCACGGACGTTTCTCTTGTTCTGCAGGGGATTATGACTATTGTCGGCGCTGTGACGGTTGGTCTGGCGGCGGGACTTGTTTTCAGCAAATTTCTCGACCCGTCGAAACGGCCTGAGGCCAATTTCATGCTGACCCTCGGGGTGATCTTTCTGGTCAGCGGTTTAGCTCATAAGTTAAATTTTTCGCCACTCCTGGCCAATATGGTGACCGGGTTTGTCATTATCAACAAGGTCAGGCACGCTGATGATTTATTCCATCAACTGGATATTATCGAGGAAACCGTGTTCTGTCTGTTTTTCACCCTTGCCGCCGCCCATTTCGACATGAAGGTTTTCGCCACGTCCGCCTCTCTCGGCATGATCCTTCTCGTCGGACGATTTGCCGGCAAACTGGGCGGCACCTATATCGGCGGCAGAATTGCCAAAGCTTCACCCCTGATCTACCGAAATCTCGGCATGGCCCTTTTGCCGCAGGCAGGCCTTTCTCTGGGGCTGATCTTTCTTGCCCGGCCGATATTGCCGGCAGAGGTTTTCGATGTTTTGCTCAGTGCGATGCTGGTCTCAATCATCCTGAATGAAATTATTTCCCCGCCTCTGGTGAAATGGGCGATTATGAACGCAGGCGAGACAAATAACGACAGGTGA
- a CDS encoding CBS domain-containing protein produces MKIKEIMEHIKDRELPCVSSDSDIGEVIRVAVRFPHTRLVYVVDEQGRLLGAITIGSLIRHLYPYHYNDKIHPRDILRNIHVEKAAHLMSSGNVNASPDETVDAVFKRMAGTGAKEMAVVDGNGRILADITAIDLLKYYEL; encoded by the coding sequence ATGAAAATAAAAGAGATCATGGAGCATATCAAGGACCGGGAACTTCCTTGTGTCTCGAGCGATAGCGACATCGGCGAAGTGATCCGGGTGGCGGTTCGTTTTCCCCATACCCGCCTGGTTTATGTGGTCGACGAGCAGGGCCGGCTCCTTGGCGCAATCACCATCGGCTCGCTGATCCGGCATCTGTATCCATATCATTATAATGACAAGATCCACCCTCGGGATATCCTGCGGAACATCCATGTCGAAAAGGCCGCCCATCTCATGAGCAGCGGCAACGTCAACGCTTCTCCCGATGAAACCGTGGATGCCGTTTTCAAGCGCATGGCCGGCACCGGGGCCAAGGAGATGGCGGTAGTTGACGGGAACGGCCGTATTCTGGCTGATATTACCGCGATCGATCTTCTGAAATATTATGAATTATAG
- the nadC gene encoding carboxylating nicotinate-nucleotide diphosphorylase, which translates to MDSQYLRKIITSFLAEDIGQGDITSEPIFPPDQPGKAIFIAKDDFIAAGLETVAPEVFYCQNETITCRGIQDGAGVSVGDEILSAEGPVLDLLKAERVALNLVQRLCGIATLTARYVEKVKDLPVTVVDTRKTTPGLRVLEKYAVRAGGGHNHRMSLADGVLIKDNHIEACGSITRAVEMVRSRAPHTLKIEVETESLAQVRECLTCGVEIIMLDNMSCDLMREAVEIVAGRALLEASGGVNLETIRDIAETGINIISVGALTHSAPACDISMRLSAK; encoded by the coding sequence ATGGACAGCCAGTATCTGCGGAAAATCATCACAAGCTTTCTGGCGGAAGATATCGGCCAGGGAGATATTACCAGCGAGCCGATTTTCCCTCCCGACCAGCCGGGAAAGGCCATCTTTATTGCCAAGGATGATTTTATAGCCGCCGGACTTGAGACCGTGGCGCCGGAAGTGTTTTATTGTCAGAACGAAACAATCACCTGCCGGGGAATTCAGGACGGGGCAGGAGTTTCTGTCGGGGATGAAATTCTGAGCGCCGAAGGTCCGGTTCTCGACCTGTTGAAAGCGGAACGGGTCGCCCTCAATCTGGTCCAGAGATTATGCGGGATCGCCACCCTGACCGCCCGATATGTGGAGAAAGTAAAAGACCTTCCCGTGACGGTGGTTGATACCAGAAAGACCACCCCCGGCCTCAGGGTTCTTGAGAAATATGCGGTCCGGGCAGGTGGTGGCCATAACCACCGGATGAGTCTGGCTGACGGGGTTCTGATCAAGGACAACCATATTGAGGCGTGCGGGTCGATCACCAGGGCGGTGGAAATGGTACGGTCCCGGGCACCGCACACTCTGAAGATCGAAGTGGAAACTGAAAGTCTTGCTCAGGTGCGGGAATGTCTTACCTGCGGGGTTGAGATCATCATGCTCGACAACATGAGTTGCGACCTGATGCGCGAGGCCGTCGAAATTGTCGCCGGGAGAGCACTGCTTGAGGCCTCCGGAGGGGTCAATCTGGAGACGATTCGGGACATTGCCGAAACCGGAATCAATATCATCTCCGTAGGTGCCCTCACCCATTCTGCACCGGCCTGTGACATCAGCATGCGGTTGAGTGCGAAATGA
- a CDS encoding DJ-1/PfpI family protein: MSSRILIPIAPGCEELEAVTMINLFRRAGFTVITATLADQVGPVTCARGTLIIPETTLDQVMANEFDLLALPGGQPGTNNLMADDRVLSLVRSMAGKGRHIAAICAAPMVLGKAGILEGKSATSYPGSLEKMALKNVRIKDAPVVIDGRIITSRGPGTAMDFSLEIIEILADTATRKSVEAGLQRPCS, from the coding sequence ATGTCGAGCAGGATACTCATTCCGATTGCCCCCGGCTGTGAAGAACTGGAAGCGGTGACCATGATCAATCTTTTCCGCCGGGCGGGATTTACGGTGATCACCGCCACCCTTGCCGACCAGGTCGGACCCGTTACCTGCGCCAGAGGAACGCTGATCATCCCTGAAACAACCCTTGACCAGGTGATGGCAAACGAGTTTGACCTGCTCGCCCTGCCCGGCGGGCAACCGGGGACCAACAACCTGATGGCTGATGACCGGGTTCTGTCCCTGGTGCGATCAATGGCAGGCAAAGGGCGCCACATCGCCGCAATCTGTGCCGCCCCGATGGTTCTCGGCAAAGCAGGCATTCTCGAGGGCAAAAGCGCCACCAGTTATCCCGGATCCCTTGAAAAAATGGCACTGAAGAATGTTCGCATAAAGGACGCTCCGGTGGTGATTGACGGCAGAATCATCACTTCCCGGGGACCGGGAACGGCAATGGATTTTTCCCTTGAAATTATCGAGATCCTGGCAGACACCGCCACCCGGAAATCTGTTGAGGCCGGTCTGCAAAGACCTTGCAGTTGA
- a CDS encoding response regulator has protein sequence MPNALLIIEDPAQKKQAEDYFATETSDLECTISSSTREAVETFQTRPAQIIIADVNDPKSIDQLVLNFPATPIILLVNRSDAREAFAALNTGVSDFLIKDGNGEFLKAIDPASRKTLAIFHDREASRRKNEKLQHELDTTLRNLEKETTSHKHTLLELLRSNEIYRNLVETSSDRTWEMDINMHYTFSSSQVIDMLGYSPEETIGRSPLDFMTIDNAARAKNSFAAFYKSQQPFYLQENTFRHRDGSEMVLESNAVPLFKSSGEFKGFRGVDRNITNRKMAREKLRRALKMQKTANDLMKISLEPAVFKEQLQNALDLILSCSFEGLQKKGAIFTVEDEPGMLNLQVHKGFSEEQTVICHKIPFGTCICGRAAENRKIGGFRCESEIHDIKIKGAEPHSHCCIPIVRGEEVLGIINLYLDIDHNWGSEEEEFMKSLGQSMASIIVRHRTDEKNRKLQAQVAYRKKMETISRMAGGIAHDFNNVLTAISGYSQLILMDCKKGTTLHENAEIINESSRRAAELVRQLLTFSQEQRTIPSKISFNDILDKLADAIRSIAGENVTTTFTRAENLWDINIDYAQMDQLIMNLVKNARDALEKNGGNLQIETRNISLGHQFARSHHGVKPGDYVLVSFKDDGPGISPEVREKIFEPFFSTKSEKGHGLGLATVYGIVKQNNGNIFVTSEPGKGATFEVYLPRAVEEGEKSTISVDPEMEGGKETILVVDDEKEIRNYVERVLGGLGYNLLIAEDGVSALEYYENYGDTVDLLLTDVYMPRMDGIELAARLRNRQEDIRVLYMSGFADNPEVHRDIITRGANYMSKPISPQRLASAVRMILDMPTDKAGHA, from the coding sequence ATGCCGAACGCATTGCTGATCATCGAAGATCCGGCCCAAAAAAAACAGGCTGAGGATTATTTTGCCACAGAAACTTCCGATCTGGAATGCACCATCTCTTCTTCAACCCGAGAGGCTGTCGAAACCTTTCAAACCAGACCGGCCCAAATCATTATCGCTGATGTGAACGATCCAAAAAGTATCGATCAGCTGGTGCTGAATTTTCCAGCCACTCCGATTATCCTTCTTGTGAACAGGTCCGATGCCAGGGAGGCCTTCGCGGCATTGAATACCGGAGTTTCTGATTTTCTGATCAAGGACGGAAACGGAGAATTTCTGAAGGCGATCGACCCCGCAAGCCGGAAAACCCTGGCAATTTTCCATGACCGCGAGGCAAGCCGGAGAAAAAACGAGAAATTGCAGCACGAGCTTGATACCACCTTACGAAATCTTGAAAAGGAAACCACCAGCCACAAGCATACCCTTCTGGAGCTTCTGAGAAGCAACGAAATCTATCGGAACCTTGTTGAAACCAGCTCCGATCGCACCTGGGAAATGGACATCAACATGCATTACACCTTCAGCAGTTCCCAGGTTATTGACATGCTCGGCTACTCACCCGAGGAGACCATCGGCAGGTCTCCTCTTGATTTTATGACCATCGACAATGCGGCCAGGGCAAAAAATTCCTTTGCCGCATTCTATAAATCACAACAGCCTTTCTACCTGCAGGAAAATACTTTCCGGCACCGGGATGGCAGCGAAATGGTTCTTGAATCCAATGCGGTGCCCCTCTTCAAGTCCTCCGGGGAATTCAAGGGTTTCAGAGGCGTTGACCGGAATATCACCAACCGGAAAATGGCCAGGGAAAAGCTCCGCAGAGCCCTGAAAATGCAGAAGACCGCCAACGACCTGATGAAAATCTCCCTTGAACCGGCTGTTTTCAAGGAACAGCTGCAGAACGCCCTGGATCTCATTCTCTCCTGTTCATTTGAGGGTCTGCAGAAAAAAGGGGCCATTTTTACCGTGGAAGATGAACCGGGAATGTTGAATCTTCAGGTCCACAAAGGGTTCTCGGAGGAGCAGACGGTCATCTGTCACAAGATCCCTTTTGGCACCTGTATCTGCGGCAGGGCTGCGGAAAACAGGAAAATAGGCGGCTTCAGGTGCGAGTCCGAGATTCACGACATCAAGATAAAAGGCGCCGAACCGCACAGTCACTGCTGTATTCCGATCGTCCGCGGGGAAGAGGTTCTCGGGATCATCAACCTCTACCTTGATATCGACCATAACTGGGGATCCGAGGAAGAGGAGTTTATGAAATCCCTCGGACAGTCAATGGCTTCGATTATCGTGAGACACCGGACCGACGAAAAGAACAGAAAGCTCCAGGCCCAGGTGGCCTACAGAAAAAAAATGGAGACCATCAGCCGGATGGCCGGCGGGATCGCTCATGATTTCAATAACGTCCTGACCGCAATCAGCGGGTATTCACAGCTGATATTGATGGACTGCAAAAAAGGAACCACGCTTCATGAAAATGCTGAAATCATCAATGAATCGAGCCGGCGAGCGGCGGAACTGGTACGGCAGCTTCTGACCTTCAGCCAGGAACAGAGGACGATCCCCAGCAAAATATCCTTTAACGATATCCTGGACAAGCTTGCCGATGCCATCAGATCGATTGCCGGAGAAAATGTTACCACAACTTTCACCAGGGCCGAAAACCTCTGGGACATCAATATTGATTACGCCCAGATGGACCAGCTGATCATGAATCTGGTTAAAAATGCCCGGGACGCCCTTGAGAAAAACGGCGGGAACCTGCAGATTGAGACCCGAAATATTTCCCTGGGCCATCAGTTTGCCAGATCCCACCACGGTGTCAAACCCGGAGATTATGTTTTGGTAAGTTTCAAGGATGACGGCCCGGGAATTTCTCCCGAGGTCCGGGAGAAAATTTTCGAACCCTTCTTTTCGACCAAGAGCGAGAAAGGGCACGGCCTCGGTCTTGCCACCGTCTACGGCATTGTGAAGCAGAATAACGGCAACATCTTCGTAACCTCGGAACCTGGCAAGGGGGCGACTTTCGAGGTGTATCTTCCCAGAGCGGTTGAAGAAGGAGAAAAATCGACCATTTCAGTTGATCCGGAAATGGAAGGTGGCAAGGAAACGATACTCGTTGTTGATGATGAAAAGGAAATCAGAAATTACGTGGAAAGAGTGCTTGGCGGTCTCGGGTATAATCTGCTGATCGCCGAGGACGGGGTCTCCGCCCTGGAATATTATGAAAACTACGGCGACACCGTCGATCTGCTCCTCACCGATGTCTATATGCCGCGAATGGATGGCATCGAGCTTGCCGCAAGGCTCAGGAACCGGCAGGAAGACATCCGGGTCCTCTACATGTCGGGATTTGCCGACAACCCGGAAGTTCACCGGGATATCATAACCAGAGGCGCCAATTACATGAGCAAACCAATCTCCCCGCAACGCCTCGCCTCCGCTGTCAGAATGATCCTGGACATGCCGACAGACAAGGCTGGACATGCATAG